ATCACTAGCGTTTCAACGCTTGCCGGAGACTCCCTGTACCTCTACCTAAGCAGCCTGGAAGACTCGGTTGTGTCCTCACCCGAAGAGGATAGCCAGATCGCTTCCCATCCCTTAATGCAAGAGGAGCATCGCCGGGAAGAAGCGGACATCAGGTTCCTTGCTGACCTTCCAGAGCAGCTCTCCGACGAGACGATCCTATCCTTAAGGGCGCGAGCGGGTACTCAGCCCCCCTTGCTTCCTCTCGCGTTGTAACCTCGCAGGCCGCCTTCCGGGGCGGCCTTGCCGTCTGTGCCAGCCCACAGTTCCGTCTCGCAGCCAGCATCCCAAGAACTGCGCCGCTTACGGCGTCGGCTGTAGGGTGACACGTCACCCCGCGCGGGTTGCTGCGAAGTTGCTGAAGGTTACTGCGGAGGGAACCATCAGAAAACAAGCGGCTAAGAGGAAAAATCTCTGAAAACGGGTTACTCTGAGAGCAACCTGGCGTTGGTGATGGGGTAACTTGATGACTCCCCTTCCCTTAGCAAGAAAACGGCTCCGTACGGCCCGTTGCCCGGCACGTTGCGGCACGCTGGCATCGTGCGGCCTGAATCCCGGCCCCAATCCCCAACCCAATCGAATCGGCGGTGAGCTATGAAAGCCCCGTTGGTACCAAGTCCATCGGCATGAAGGTGAGCGAGGCGGAGTTCGCCATGCTGGAGGAGCGAGCGCGTGCCAACGGGCTGACGCTCTCGGAGTGGGTATCTGTTGCATCTGGGTGAATGGAGACCCGTTATGGAGCCACACTTGGCGTACTTCGTTTACCGGAGTCGTTTGCTGGGGCTTCGGCAAAGTTTTCCGGCGTGGGTGTGGCGACTCTATCCAGGCCATAAGTCGATCGCTGAATTTCGGAGGATGCACCGCGATGCGATCGCTGCTGTGGGAGAGGCGCTGGTGCGGTTTCGCAGCGCGCGCGCAAGGTAGTTTCTTTCGCTGCACACGACATTTCCAGGTTCGAAAGTTCAACTCATCTCGCGTGGTGGAACAGGCGTTTTCGTCGGACCGCCCACAAGGTGGTCGCGATGCAGATCCAGGCGAGCGCAGCGGCTGAAATGACGACATAGGCATTATGCGTTGGCATGCCTTTCCATAGGATCCATGCGAAAGCGGCGAGCGCAATGCATCCAAGCGCTGCTCCAGCCGCATCGATGCTGGCCGCAACCCGACCGCGGATCGTGCCATCGAAGCCCAACTTTGCCTTTCGCTTTCTTTCATGGCTCTCAATAAGACTTGCACCAGATGGGAAAATGGCAGGAAACGCGAGAAAGAGGCCGCCGACCGAAGGGCCATATCGTTTTGCCATGAGGCCCGCAAGGACTGTACAGCCACCTCCAAAGATAAAGCTGACCGCATATTCGCTGGGTCTAGTTTGTTTGAGAGAAGACCACTTCATTTTGATCAGGTCAGGCCCGCCTCGCCAGCCAGTACCACAATCCAAATGATGTTCCTGCCCAAACGGGTAGAAGACAGATCGTGGTCAAGAGAGTAGCCGACTTGTATTTCATCAATACCCAGCAAACCATGCTTGCATAGGTGAGAATCCGACCGCTCCCCACACCATTGAGTGCGCCTCGATCGACGTGTATTGCGGGCCGTTCCTGGCAATCGTCAATCCGATCGTTGCCAGGGCAACAGAAGGAGCTGCGCCAAAAAGCCCTGCGAAACTCTTCGGGCGCAGGACGTCTCCCAAAAGCGCAAACAAACTAACTATGGTCCCTCCGATAAAAAATCGAATGATCAGTTCACTCATCTGCAACCTCAGATGATCTAAGCAGCTTTTCTGGCCTGCGTGATGAGGCTGAAAGCTGCCTCTGCGCCTTTGCACCCGAGCAACCGGTACTTCTTGCCCTCGAGATTGTGATAGTTCACAAAGAAGTCTTCCAGTTCGTGAACAAACTTATCGGGAAGGTCACTTAGTTTCTGAATATTGGCGTACATATGATTCGCTTCCGCTACGGCGACGATTCTGTCGTTCCGGATCTTCTTCTTGCCGTCGAGTTGCTCACCTTCGATGACTCCAATGAGGCGCGCGCGAATGGCACAGCCGGGAAAGGCGGGCTCATCCATCAGCAGCAGAACATCGATGGGATCTCCATCCTCGGCGCGGGTCCGCGGCAGGAAACCGAAATCATAGGGAAAGACCATTCCGGCTGGAAGAACTTTCTTCAGAGCGAAGATACCCTGGTCCGGATCGAAGGCGAACTTATTCCTGCAACCCTTTGGGGTCTCTACAACCACTTGAAGAATGCCATGCTTCTTATCGACGGGCTGTAGCTTTGTAGGATCCGCAAGACTCTTCACGTGGTTTCCTCATCTCCTTGTTTCGTCTATCTGCTTCCATGGTGAAGGCGGTGCTTCCGCAAATGCTCCCCTTCGAGTGACCGGGTTTCGGATTCAGTGGGCATGTCTTCAAAGGGCTAACTGATCACCCGCATAGCCTGGCTTTCTCAAAATAAAATGAAGGCCGTGGTTTACACGGAGGATCAGTCATCCTTTTTAGCGTGTGTGAGCGGCCTTTTGTCCTGCATTTCGGCGTCCAGCTTTTCGCTTTGTCTGAACCGCCTTCATTGCTGCGTCATGCCGCTCTCTGCTGGTTCGTTTCCGGGCAGCAGTGCGCGACTGTGCAGAGAGCGAGCGGTGGGACGCAGTAGAGCGAGGCTCTCTTTCGAGTACCTTTTCGCGGGCATGGGAAGCACGTGGAGAAGGCTCCGATGCGGCGTGGGATTGCCCTTCCTCGTAGGCTCGCTCTGCACTTTTCCGGGTGCTTTCTTTGGTTTTGCCCTTCTTGGGCGGGCGGTTTCAAAGGAATACCAGCGCGCCTTGCTTTGCTGAGGCCGATGGCAATGGTCTGCTGCGGTGAACGTGCGCCATGCTTGCCTTCGCGCACATGTTCAATCTCTTCATGTACAAATTCACCGGCCGCGGTTGATGGCGACTTACCTTCGCGTAGATCTTCTTTAGCTCGTTCCAGAGTGGATTTATCCGGCATTGCGATTCTCCCTTCTGTCTCGTTGCGAACGTCAACACGACCTTGCTCTATGCTGCCCTCTTCCTATGAGCTTCCTTCTCGCCATTCCTCTTCTCTCGATCCTTAGCCGCCACGATTCGTTCGTGGAGAATCTTCTTGGCATCTTCGAGCACCTTCAGTCGACTGGCGGACAAATTCTTGCCGGCACGGTTGATGTAGAAAGTCAGCATGCGCATGCCCGATGAAGGTCCCTTAGGCGATACTTTCTTCGACGCGAGTTCGCGAGCGATCGTCCTGGCTCCTTTGTTGAACAAGCCAGCCTGAGGGTGAGTGGAATCTGAAGTTACTGCTCCCGACCACTTACGTCTCCCATGGGAGTTCCGGTGAGAGTCGCTCTTTGTCGCATTCTGAGTGGGCATCGTTGCTCCCTCCATTTCTTTTCAGATGCGCGGCATCGTCAATACGATGACCAGAGTCGTCGGCCGCATCCATTACGACGCAATCGGACTCCGCTATCTGCGGGTGCTACTCGGAGAGAAGACGCGGGATCCCTTAGAGGGCGCTGTTCCCCGGCTACCCGCTGACCTCAATTTCCTTTGATTTTCTTCGTACTGGGGGCCAAGGCTCGATCCTTACATCTTGCCAGTCAGGATATGAACAGGCTGCAAGGGAACTGAACCTGTCGTCTGAACCATCTCCATGCGGCTCACGGATGTTGTCTCGAATTGCGGCGTGTCCTGAATTGCTAAGTGGCTGCACGCACCAGGTCGTAGATGGGGGTATAGCGAGTTCCGGTCGCCATCAGCTCTTCAATGCGCTCGATGGGTTGTATTCCGCCTCGCGCGCCTATTCCCTTGCAATTCAGTGCTGCGGCGGCACAGGCAAAATCGAGCTGCCTCTGTACCGGCCAGCCCTGTAACAACCCAAAGATAAAGCCGGCATGGAAGACATCTCCTGCGCCTGTGGTGTCCACGGCCTCAACGCGATATGCGGGTGCGTGGTAAAACTGCAGGCCATCGCAGGCCAGCACGCCGTCCTCGCCCAGAGTTGCAGCGGTAAAGCGGCAGCCGAACCGGCGCTGCAGCGCAGGCAGCGACTTCTTAAGATCGGGCTCGCCCAACAGCCGCTCTGGCATATCGCGGCTGACGATCAGGTAGTCGATCTTCTCCAATAGCTGTTCGACGCCAGGGTATGGATCATCGAGATCGGCAATGACCGGTATACCCGCAGCTCGTGCCCAACCAGCTGCCACGGTTGCTGCTGCTGTGTCGTGTCCGTCGACGTGCAGCGCGCGGGCATCCAGAATCCATTCCCGCTCGATCTCCTCTGGGCGCAGCGTTAGACGGTCATCCCGCTTCCACAGCACGGTGCGCTCGCCAAAGTCATCTACCAGGATGAATGCCTGCTGGCTTGCACATCCCGGAGCGGTGAGGAGCCTCGTCTCGACGCCCAGCCGGGCAAACTCCGACCGGTGCAGCTTCGCAGCAGAATCATCGCCCAGTTTGCCGACATATCGCGTGCGCAAGCCCCATTGCTGGCAGGCCACCATCGCGCTGGCTACCTGTCCGCCCGGCATCACATTCGCGGAGCGAAATTCAACCTTGGAGCCGGACACCGGATACTGCGAGACGGGTATCAGGGTATCCGTAGCATTCAGTCCGACACCTACAACGTCTATCCCAGGTGTTTTTGTCATCACTTCTAGGTTAAATCGAAAGCGCGTCTTCTGGCTCACAAAGGCTAAGCGGGCCGACGGATTCTCAGCGGCGGCTCAGCCAGATGAATGACTTGCCCGCATGGAATCTGCTTTTCTATGCGGGCAGCCTCTCAAGACACACTTATCCTACCGGCCCTGGATCGCTCATGACTCCGTGCACATCGGCTCCGCCGCGTGCATAGCAGATGTAGTCAGGGCTACAGCAGCTTCACCGAAGTTACTTTCAGCATATCGCCATCCACGTCGCCGTTCACATCCACGCGAAGGTGATCCTTCTTGTCGGAGGCCTTTAACGCTTCAATGATCTCTTCATTGCCCTTGGCGTCAAACTTCAAAAATCTGTGGTCAGGGGCAAGGATTCCAAACCCGCTGTTCTGGCATTTGAGAGCACAGCTCCGCGTATGAGAATCCGGATCTGCTGCTACTTTCTTTGAGCAGTTCACGTCGACTACCGACACATCGTGGAAGCTTTCGGCAGCGGCTATCGAGGGAAGCGCCACCATTCCCAGTAACACGAGACCTGCAAGTGCCTTCATAACTCCTCCGCTTTGTCCTTTGTTGGCCAAGGCAGCTCAGATTTGTAGGAGCCCGTAATCGTTCTGCTTGCACACGCAAAGAAAATCAGCCTCGCATTGCGAGGTCATAGGACACGCAGCAGATTCGCTGCAATATCCAGCAACCAGAGCATCACGATATGCGAATCTTTGTCCACAGAGAAGAAGCAGAACACCGGCAATGATTTCCACCACACCAACATCCAGTGATGTCGGCAACATGCAGTGCTGCCGGTGTTCTTCGATATTTCGCGGAGAAGTTCTAG
This DNA window, taken from Acidisarcina sp., encodes the following:
- a CDS encoding PfkB family carbohydrate kinase; translated protein: MTKTPGIDVVGVGLNATDTLIPVSQYPVSGSKVEFRSANVMPGGQVASAMVACQQWGLRTRYVGKLGDDSAAKLHRSEFARLGVETRLLTAPGCASQQAFILVDDFGERTVLWKRDDRLTLRPEEIEREWILDARALHVDGHDTAAATVAAGWARAAGIPVIADLDDPYPGVEQLLEKIDYLIVSRDMPERLLGEPDLKKSLPALQRRFGCRFTAATLGEDGVLACDGLQFYHAPAYRVEAVDTTGAGDVFHAGFIFGLLQGWPVQRQLDFACAAAALNCKGIGARGGIQPIERIEELMATGTRYTPIYDLVRAAT
- a CDS encoding inorganic diphosphatase; amino-acid sequence: MKSLADPTKLQPVDKKHGILQVVVETPKGCRNKFAFDPDQGIFALKKVLPAGMVFPYDFGFLPRTRAEDGDPIDVLLLMDEPAFPGCAIRARLIGVIEGEQLDGKKKIRNDRIVAVAEANHMYANIQKLSDLPDKFVHELEDFFVNYHNLEGKKYRLLGCKGAEAAFSLITQARKAA
- a CDS encoding DUF3147 family protein, which produces MSELIIRFFIGGTIVSLFALLGDVLRPKSFAGLFGAAPSVALATIGLTIARNGPQYTSIEAHSMVWGAVGFSPMQAWFAGY
- a CDS encoding DUF3175 domain-containing protein, with translation MPTQNATKSDSHRNSHGRRKWSGAVTSDSTHPQAGLFNKGARTIARELASKKVSPKGPSSGMRMLTFYINRAGKNLSASRLKVLEDAKKILHERIVAAKDREKRNGEKEAHRKRAA